One Bufo gargarizans isolate SCDJY-AF-19 chromosome 4, ASM1485885v1, whole genome shotgun sequence DNA window includes the following coding sequences:
- the TM4SF18 gene encoding transmembrane 4 L6 family member 18, translating to MFLENCSEYSILALIPLAVWSIVVNILLYFPNGDNTYAANNQLTNYVWYFQGICFAGIMMIILSTVLLLVDFYKCSSACCAGKQLYQIHCSRLGSALFALLGVLFSGYSLIISSLGLSQGPYCRTETGWSYPFANTNGGYLVQSSSWSQCLEPGNVVEWNIILFSILIALSALQVIICLCKVIYDLVKVLCGTHKILAQPDHI from the exons ATGTTTCTGGAGAATTGCTCAGAATATTCTATTCTTGCTCTTATTCCCCTGGCTGTATGGAGTATTGTGGTGAATATCCTGCTGTACTTTCCTAATGGGGACAACACTTATGCTGCCAACAATCAGCTGACCAATTATGTCTGGTATTTCCAAGGGATCTGTTTTGCGGGCATTATG ATGATCATTTTATCCACTGTCCTCCTGCTGGTGGATTTCTATAAATGCAGCTCAGCCTGCTGTGCTGGAAAACAGCTGTATCAGATACATTGCTCT agaCTGGGGTCTGCATTGTTTGCTCTGCTGGGAGTGTTGTTTTCTGGATATTCCCTGATTATCTCCTCCCTGGGATTGTCTCAAGGCCCATACTGCAGGACGGAGACTGGATGGAGTTACCCCTTTGCCAACACAAATGGAGG GTATCTTGTGCAGTCTTCCTCCTGGTCTCAGTGTCTAGAACCAGGCAATGTTGTGGAGTGGAACATCATTTTATTCTCCATTTTAATTGCCCTTAGTGCCCTTCAAGTGATAATTTGCCTCTGTAAAGTCATATATGATCTTGTAAAGGTACTGTGTGGGACACACAAGATTTTAGCGCAG CCGGATCACATATGA